From Paenibacillus sp. GP183, one genomic window encodes:
- a CDS encoding endonuclease MutS2: MNAKILKTLEFEKILHRLSSQAETSLGKQAAENLDPLGDFEQVKLRLQATDEAVNVERLKGNAPFGGIRDIRSALHRSSIGGMLNPAELLDISTTMFGSRRLKRFIAAVHEEYAVPMLKEQSELLTENKAVEDRINSCIDENAAVMDSASPELGRVRSELRNGEARVRERLEQIIRNPSSQKMLQDVLITIRNDRYVIPVKQEYRSSFGGMIHDQSASGATLFIEPEAVVQLNNKLRELKLKEEVEVEKILRALTELVAEHADMLLSDVEMLALLDFTFAKAGLARDMKATLPRLNDRGFIKIKRGRHPLIAADSVVPLDLELGNQYSAIIVTGPNTGGKTVSLKTVGLLSLMAMSGLFVPAEEASQLCVFDAIFADIGDEQSIEQNLSTFSSHMTNIINILRDMTPKSLVLLDELGAGTDPAEGSALAISILDYMHRMGCRMVATTHYPELKAYAYQKPGTINASMEFDVQTLSPTYRLLVGVPGRSNAFAIAERLGLSRSIIEHARGQVAEEDVRVDSMIASLEENRRVAEAERLSAEEARREADELRAKLEAQQSRFEEQRDKLLEKAEREAREAVAKARREADEVIAELRRMALEEAGGVKEHRLIDAKRRLEQAAPELRTKRAADAKSAARKRAETIEPGDEVRVVSLGQKGHVVEMASDTDALVQLGIMKMKVRLADLEKLGAAAAAKKPQMQTATIVKRSRDDNIRTELDMRGMNLEEALIEADRFLDESFLSNLGQVYLIHGKGTGVLRTGMQEYLRRHKHVKNYRMGNYNEGGNGVTVVELA; this comes from the coding sequence TTGAATGCAAAAATCTTGAAAACCTTGGAATTCGAAAAAATTTTACATAGATTAAGCAGCCAGGCAGAAACTTCTCTAGGCAAGCAAGCCGCAGAGAATTTGGATCCGCTTGGCGATTTTGAGCAAGTCAAATTAAGGCTTCAAGCGACCGATGAAGCGGTCAACGTAGAGCGGCTGAAAGGAAATGCGCCTTTTGGCGGAATACGCGATATTCGGTCGGCCCTTCATCGGTCAAGCATTGGCGGTATGCTGAATCCGGCCGAGCTGCTGGATATATCCACAACGATGTTCGGCTCACGCCGGCTGAAGCGTTTTATAGCGGCAGTCCACGAAGAATATGCGGTTCCTATGCTCAAAGAGCAATCCGAGCTGCTGACTGAAAACAAGGCGGTTGAGGATCGGATCAACAGCTGCATCGACGAGAATGCGGCCGTGATGGACAGTGCCAGTCCGGAGCTTGGCCGAGTCCGCAGTGAGCTCAGAAACGGGGAAGCGAGGGTGCGTGAGCGTTTGGAGCAAATCATCCGCAATCCATCTTCGCAAAAAATGCTGCAGGATGTACTCATCACCATCCGCAATGATCGTTATGTGATCCCGGTCAAACAGGAGTACCGATCGAGCTTCGGCGGGATGATCCATGATCAATCGGCGTCGGGTGCGACACTTTTTATTGAGCCCGAAGCTGTTGTACAGCTGAACAATAAACTAAGAGAATTGAAGCTTAAGGAAGAAGTAGAAGTCGAGAAAATTCTGCGTGCGCTAACCGAGCTGGTTGCTGAACACGCGGATATGCTGTTATCAGACGTGGAGATGCTTGCCTTGCTCGACTTCACCTTTGCCAAAGCGGGTTTGGCTAGAGACATGAAAGCGACGCTGCCGCGGCTCAATGACCGTGGTTTTATTAAAATCAAGCGCGGCCGCCATCCGTTAATCGCTGCGGACTCAGTGGTGCCGCTTGATCTTGAGCTTGGGAACCAGTATTCCGCTATCATTGTAACCGGACCAAATACGGGAGGTAAAACCGTCTCGCTTAAGACGGTTGGCCTGTTGAGCCTTATGGCCATGTCCGGTCTATTTGTCCCAGCAGAAGAAGCCAGCCAGCTTTGCGTGTTCGATGCGATTTTTGCAGATATCGGTGATGAGCAAAGTATCGAACAGAACTTAAGTACTTTTTCCAGCCACATGACGAATATTATTAACATATTACGTGATATGACACCTAAGAGTCTGGTGCTTCTTGATGAGCTAGGAGCGGGTACGGATCCAGCCGAAGGCTCGGCACTTGCAATATCCATCTTAGATTATATGCATCGTATGGGCTGCCGCATGGTCGCTACAACGCATTATCCGGAGCTTAAAGCGTATGCGTACCAGAAACCGGGAACGATCAACGCCAGCATGGAGTTTGACGTGCAGACGCTGAGCCCGACCTACCGCCTGCTTGTGGGCGTCCCCGGGCGCAGCAACGCCTTTGCCATTGCCGAGCGGCTCGGGCTGTCGCGCTCGATCATCGAGCACGCACGCGGCCAGGTGGCCGAGGAGGACGTGCGCGTCGACTCGATGATCGCGTCGCTCGAGGAGAACCGCCGCGTCGCGGAAGCCGAGCGGCTCAGCGCGGAAGAGGCGCGCCGCGAGGCGGATGAGCTGCGCGCCAAGCTGGAGGCGCAGCAGAGCCGCTTCGAGGAGCAGCGCGATAAGCTGCTCGAGAAGGCCGAGCGCGAAGCGCGCGAGGCGGTCGCGAAGGCGCGGCGCGAGGCCGACGAGGTCATCGCCGAGCTGCGGCGCATGGCCTTGGAGGAAGCGGGCGGGGTCAAGGAGCACCGGCTCATTGACGCGAAGCGGCGGCTCGAGCAGGCCGCGCCGGAGCTGCGCACGAAGCGCGCCGCCGATGCGAAGTCGGCCGCCCGGAAGCGGGCGGAGACCATCGAGCCGGGCGACGAGGTCCGGGTCGTGAGCCTCGGCCAGAAGGGCCACGTGGTCGAGATGGCGAGCGACACGGACGCCTTGGTGCAGCTCGGCATCATGAAGATGAAAGTCCGCTTGGCGGACTTGGAGAAGCTGGGCGCCGCCGCAGCGGCTAAAAAACCGCAGATGCAAACAGCCACGATCGTGAAGCGTTCCCGTGACGATAACATTCGCACTGAGCTGGATATGCGCGGCATGAACCTTGAGGAAGCTTTAATTGAAGCGGACCGCTTTCTCGATGAGTCCTTTCTCTCCAACCTGGGCCAGGTGTATCTGATCCATGGCAAGGGAACGGGTGTGCTGCGAACCGGGATGCAGGAATATTTGCGCCGCCATAAGCACGTCAAGAACTACCGCATGGGCAATTATAACGAGGGCGGCAACGGTGTGACTGTCGTGGAGCTTGCTTAA